The following are encoded together in the Archocentrus centrarchus isolate MPI-CPG fArcCen1 chromosome 23, fArcCen1, whole genome shotgun sequence genome:
- the drd4-rs gene encoding dopamine receptor D4 related sequence, translating to MDNVTPGALPGEMDPKDYNYLALVLGVPLILIIILGNVLVCLSVLTERSLKTATNYFIISLAVADLLLAVLVLPLYVYSEFLGGIWTLSTYICDALMTMDVMLCTASILNLCAISVDRYIAVVVPLKYNRNQFSVRQLALITATWVLSLGVASPVIFGLNQVPDRDPSVCKLEDDRFVVYSSVCSFFVPCPVMLFLYYWMFRGLRRWSGRNRSQAGLAGRRALSLQLSSALQRAKATTTGNQEKVVYTAPTGLSPISPSTISMATPSASPVTEEQQDGVAVVADSDPVTTQMDSMSDGDPTERREGGSRRENGLKSSTAKRGRRHSKTSRVSGRERKAMKVLPVVVGVFLACWTPFFVVHVTKVLCQSCDIGPTLISVVTWLGYVNSAINPIIYTAFNAEFRNVFHKLLCCQT from the exons ATGGACAATGTGACACCTGGTGCCCTTCCAGGTGAGATGGACCCGAAGGACTACAATTACCTGGCCCTGGTCCTTGGTGTGCCCCTAATTCTGATCATCATCCTGGGGAATGTGCTGGTGTGTCTGAGCGTGCTCACTGAGCGGTCCCTGAAAACCGCCACCAACTACTTCATCATCAGCCTGGCGGTGGCCGATCTGCTGTTGGCCGTGCTCGTGCTACCGCTGTACGTCTACTCAGAG TTCTTGGGGGGGATCTGGACTTTGAGCACGTACATCTGTGATGCTCTGATGACCATGGACGTGATGCTGTGCACTGCCTCTATCCTGAACCTGTGTGCTATCAGTGTGGACAG GTACATTGCAGTAGTGGTCCCCCTGAAATATAACAGGAATCAGTTCAGTGTTCGTCAGTTGGCCCTGATCACTGCAACCTGGGTGCTGTCCCTGGGTGTGGCCAGTCCAGTCATCTTTGGTCTGAATCAGGTGCCGGATCGCGATCCAAGTGTGTGTAAATTAGAGGATGATCGCTTTGTGGTGTACTCTTCCGTCTGCTCCTTCTTTGTGCCTTGTCCTGTCATGCTCTTCCTTTATTACTGGATGTTTCGAGGCCTGCGGCGTTGGAGTGGGCGGAATCGCTCTCAGGCAGGCCTGGCTGGTCGGCGAGCTCTCTCTTTACAACTCAGCTCAGCTCTACAGCGAGCTAAAGCCACAACAACTGGCAATCAAGAAAAGGTTGTGTATACTGCACCCACAGGGCTCAGCCCCATCTCTCCCTCCACCATATCCATGGCAACGCCCTCAGCATCCCCAGTaacagaggaacagcaggacGGTGTAGCAGTCGTGGCAGACAGCGACCCAGTGACAACTCAGATGGACAGCATGTCAGACGGTGATcccacagagaggagggagggaggcagccGCCGAGAGAATGGCTTGAAGAGCAGCACTgcaaagagagggaggaggcaCAGCAAGACCAGCAGGGTCAGTGGGCGTGAACGCAAGGCCATGAAGGTCCTGCCCGTGGTCGTAG GTGTGTTTCTGGCCTGCTGGACTCCATTCTTTGTCGTCCATGTCACCAAAGTTTTGTGCCAATCATGTGACATTGGTCCCACCCTCATCTCCGTGGTAACGTGGCTCGGCTATGTGAACAGCGCCATCAACCCAATCATCTATACAGCCTTCAACGCTGAGTTCAGAAACGTCTTTCACAAGCTGCTCTGCTGTCAGACATGA